In Streptomyces sp. NBC_01551, one DNA window encodes the following:
- a CDS encoding TetR/AcrR family transcriptional regulator gives MVDPGWPMASPGRRRGAELERAILDAALEQLGTVGWNALTMEGVAAGAHTGKAALYRRWASKSDLVAEVLRTRLPAIGEIPDSGSIRDELHELCVRMRGAMDTRAGQALRAVLHECDHADADRFREVIRDGLHEPARRLIEELIERGIRRGDVRPDADSPLVSDVIPAMLMYRAKVCGSEWPDTEIAELIDQVMVPLLRPGGRA, from the coding sequence ATGGTGGATCCGGGTTGGCCGATGGCGTCACCGGGGCGCAGGCGGGGCGCCGAACTCGAACGAGCGATTCTCGACGCTGCTTTGGAGCAGCTCGGCACGGTCGGCTGGAACGCGCTCACCATGGAAGGTGTCGCGGCCGGCGCCCACACGGGCAAGGCGGCGCTCTACCGGCGCTGGGCGTCGAAGTCCGACCTCGTGGCCGAGGTGTTGCGCACCCGGCTGCCCGCGATCGGCGAGATCCCCGATTCCGGATCGATCCGCGACGAGCTCCACGAGCTGTGCGTGCGGATGCGGGGCGCCATGGACACGCGGGCTGGCCAGGCCCTGCGCGCGGTGCTTCACGAATGCGACCACGCCGACGCGGACCGGTTCCGGGAGGTCATCCGGGACGGTCTGCACGAGCCCGCGCGCCGACTGATCGAGGAGCTCATCGAGCGCGGAATCAGGCGGGGTGATGTCCGGCCGGATGCGGACAGCCCGCTGGTTTCCGACGTCATTCCGGCGATGCTCATGTATCGCGCCAAGGTGTGCGGCAGCGAATGGCCGGACACCGAGATCGCGGAACTGATCGACCAGGTGATGGTGCCGCTGCTGAGGCCCGGAGGCCGGGCCTGA